In a genomic window of Panthera tigris isolate Pti1 chromosome D4, P.tigris_Pti1_mat1.1, whole genome shotgun sequence:
- the LOC102970375 gene encoding LOW QUALITY PROTEIN: olfactory receptor 1N1 (The sequence of the model RefSeq protein was modified relative to this genomic sequence to represent the inferred CDS: inserted 2 bases in 2 codons; deleted 2 bases in 2 codons) produces the protein MENQSSISEFFLQGISKLPEQKQFLFGIFLCMYLVTLTGNMLIFLAIRSDPHPHTSTYFFLTNLSFVDIGLTSSTVTKMLVNVQTQHHTISYAGCLTQMYFXMFGDLESFFLAVMVYGHYVAICCPLHYSTVMXPQVCALLLALCWVLTHTVALTHCALLIAWLSFSVAGEIAHFFCDITLILKLSCSDTHISMLMVFAIGGTVLIVPFICIVISYIHFILAFLRVQTPGVEGKAFSTCSSHLCVVCVFYGMLFSAYLWSASVASDEKDMAAAAVYTVVTPMLNPFIYRLRNKDMKGALKRLLSHRRILSS, from the exons ATGGAAAACCAATCCAGCATCTCTGAGTTTTTCCTCCAAGGAATATCCAAGTTACCAGAGCAAAAGCAGTTCCTCTTTGGAATTTTCCTGTGTATGTATCTTGTTACCTTAACTGGGAACATGCTCATCTTCCTGGCCATCAGATCAGACCCACACCCCCACACCTCCACGTACTTCTTTCTGACCAACCTGTCTTTTGTTGACATAGGTTTAACATCTTCCACAGTTACCAAGATGCTGGTAAATGTGCAGACTCAACATCACACCATTTCCTATGCTGGTTGCCTCACACAAATGTATT TGATGTTTGGTGATCTGGAGAGCTTCTTCCTGGCTGTAATGGTGTATGGCCATTATGTGGCCATTTGCTGCCCTCTCCACTACTCCACAGTCA AGCCCCAAGTCTGTGCCCTGCTGCTTGCATTGTGCTGGGTCCTCACCCACACTGTTGCCCTGACTCACTGT GCCCTCCTCATAGCTTGGCTGTCCTTCTCTGTTGCTGGGGAAATAGCTCACTTTTTCTGTGACATAACTCTTATCCTGAAGCTGTCATGTTCCGACACTCACATCAGCATGTTGATGGTTTTTGCCATAGGAGGCACAGTACTCATTGTCCCCTTTATCTGCATTGTCATCTCCTACATCCACTTTATATTGGCCTTCCTGAGGGTCCAAACTCCTGGTGTAGAAGGCAAGGCCTTTTCCACCTGTAGTTCCCATCTCTGTGTTGTCTGTGTGTTCTATGGGATGCTCTTCAGTGCCTACTTGTGGTCTGCCTCTGTTGCCTCTGATGAGAAGGACATGGCAGCAGCTGCA GTGTACACTGTGGTGACCCCCATGTTGAACCCCTTTATCTATAGACTGAGGAACAAGGACATGAAGGGTGCCCTTAAGAGGCTCCTCAGTCACAGGAGAATTTTATCCTCTTAG
- the LOC102966986 gene encoding olfactory receptor 1J4-like has product MRPENQSSTSEFLLLGLPIRPEQQGMFFTLFLGMYLTTVLGNLLFILLIRLDSRLHTPMYFFLSHLALTDVSFSSVTVPKMLINMHFQDQSIPYTGCVTQMYFFIFFTDLDNFLLTSMAYDRYVAICHPLHYTTIMREGVSILLVAVSWILSCANALSHTLLLAQLSFCADNAIPHFFCDLGVLLKLSCSDTSLNELVIFTAGVAVITIPLICILISYGHIGATILKVPSTRGICKALSTCGSHLSVVSLYYGTIIGLYFFPSSSSSSDKNIIASVMYTVVTPLLNPFIYSLRNRDMKGSLEKLLNRPIVLCQ; this is encoded by the coding sequence AtgaggcctgagaaccagagcaGCACATCTGAGTtcctcctcctggggctccccaTCCGGCCAGAGCAGCAGGGCATGTTCTTCACCCTATTCCTGGGCATGTACCTGACCACGGTGCTGGGGAACCTGCTCTTCATCCTGCTCATCAGGCTGGACTCTCGCCTCCACACCCCtatgtacttcttcctcagcCACTTGGCCCTCACAGATGTCTCCTTCTCATCTGTCACTGTCCCCAAGATGCTGATAAACATGCACTTTCAGGATCAATCCATCCCCTACACAGGCTGTGTAACACAgatgtattttttcatattttttactgATCTGGACAACTTTCTTCTCACATCAATGGCATATGATCGGTATGTGGCTATCTGTCACCCACTCCACTATACCACCATCATGAGAGAGGGGGTGAGTATCTTACTAGTAGCTGTATCTTGGATCCTGTCCTGTGCCAATGCCCTGTCTCACACTCTCCTCTTGGCCCAGCTGTCCTTTTGTGCCGACAATGCCATCCCCCATTTCTTCTGTGACCTTGGTGTCCTGCTCAAGCTCTCCTGCTCAGACACCTCCCTTAATGAGCTGGTCATTTTCACAGCAGGTGTGGCAGTCATTACTATCCCACTAATTTGCATCTTGATCTCTTATGGCCACATTGGGGCCACCATCTTGAAGGTTCCCTCTACCAGGGGGATCTGCAAAGCCTTGTCCACGTGTGGCTCCCACCTCTCTGTGGTATCTTTGTATTACGGAACAATCATTGGGctgtattttttcccttcatccAGCAGTTCCAGTGACAAGAACATTATTGCCTCTGTGATGTACACAGTGGTCACTCCATTGCTTAACCCTTTCATTTATAGCCTAAGGAACAGAGACATGAAAGGGTCCCTGGAGAAACTCCTCAACAGGCCAATAGTCTTATGTCAGTGA
- the LOC102970092 gene encoding olfactory receptor 1J2: MRRENQSSVSEFLLLGLPIRPEQQAMFFALFLGMYLTTVLGNLLVILLIRLDSRLHTPMYFFLSHLAFTDVSFSSVTVPKMLMDMHAKYKSIPYEGCISQMYFFIFFTDLDSFLITSMAYDRYAAICHPLRYTTIMREELCALLVAISWILSCASSLSHTLLLTQLSFCADNAIPHFFCDLGALLKISCSGIFLNELVMFTVGVVVITLPFICILVSYGYIGATIMKGPSTKGICKALSTCGSHLSVVSLYYGAIFGQYLFPKLSNFIDNDIIVALMYTVVTPMLNPFIYSLRNRDMKEALGKLFGRATSLSQ; the protein is encoded by the coding sequence ATGAGGAGGGAGAACCAGAGCAGCGTGTCCGAGTTtctcctcctggggctccccaTCCGGCCAGAGCAGCAGGCCATGTTCTTCGCCCTGTTCCTGGGCATGTACCTGACCACAGTGCTGGGGAACCTGCTCGTCATCCTGCTCATCAGGCTGGACTCTCGCCTCCATACCCCtatgtacttcttcctcagcCACTTGGCCTTCACTGATGTCTCCTTCTCATCTGTCACTGTCCCAAAAATGTTGATGGACATGCATGCTAAGTACAAATCCATCCCCTATGAAGGGTGTAtttcacaaatgtatttttttatattttttactgacCTGGACAGCTTCCTTATTACATCAATGGCATATGATCGCTATGCGGCTATATGTCACCCTCTTCGTTATACCACCATCATGAGGGAAGAGCTGTGTGCCTTACTAGTGGCTATATCTTGGATCCTGTCCTGTGCCAGCTCTCTTTCCCACACCCTTCTCCTCACCCAGTTATccttctgtgctgacaatgccaTCCCCCATTTCTTCTGTGACCTTGGTGCTCTGCTTAAGATATCCTGTTCAGGCATCTTCCTCAATGAGTTGGTCATGTTCACAGTAGGGGTGGTGGTCATTACCCTGCCATTCATATGTATTCTGGTATCTTATGGTTACATTGGGGCCACCATCATGAAAGGTCCTTCCACCAAGGGGATCTGCAAAGCACTGTCCACATGTGGCTCCCACCTTTCTGTAGTGTCTCTGTATTATGGGGCAATATTTGGGCAGTATCTTTTCCCCAAATTAAGCAATTTCATTGACAACGACATCATTGTGGCTCTCATGTACACAGTGGTCACACCCATGTTGAACCCCTTTATCTACAGCCTTAGGAACAGGGACATGAAAGAAGCCCTGGGGAAACTCTTCGGTAGGGCAACATCTTTATCACAGTGA